The proteins below come from a single Geobacillus thermoleovorans genomic window:
- a CDS encoding APC family permease: MASLKRLLIGKPMETKRLKHEKLPKWKALAVFSSDALSSVAYATEEILLVLALLGTSVFFYSLPIAVAILVLLLLVTLSYRQIIYAFPSGGGAYVVARDHLGTKISLVAGAALMIDYILTVAVSISSGVAALTSAFPGLLPWKVELAVALVLLLMVLNLRGITESATVFAYPTYVFIGFVLVMIAVGGWQLWQEGWHGFTMHEHASTAHMFASGYSLFILLRAFSSGCSAMTGVEAISNGVPAFRPDSSKNAAITMGWMSTLLGVMFLGITVLAAGFGVTPTEHQTVISQIGRHVFGNGLLFYLFQLATMVILVLAANTSFAGFPQLTSIMAKDGFLPRSLAARGDRLVFSNGIILLSVLAIALIIAFHAKTHSLIPLYAVGVFLSFTIGQSGLIKKLWNREEGRKFGVLLTVGTGAVVTGIVTLVTMIAKFTQGAWIVIVAIPLFVWMFIRIHEHYKKLGEQLRLDEREWQQRGKLLKPKVIIPISGVSKVVAQSVQYARSISDDITALSIIFDEKDEQKLRQKWEKFYPDIPLKVIYSPYRTILSPLLEYITKAEKEADRAPVTVLLPQFIVKKWWHTFLHNQTAIILRFFLIMKKDVVIATLPYHLRE; this comes from the coding sequence ATGGCTTCGTTAAAACGTTTGTTGATTGGGAAACCGATGGAGACAAAACGGCTCAAACATGAAAAATTGCCGAAATGGAAAGCGTTGGCCGTTTTTTCTTCCGATGCGCTGTCATCGGTGGCTTACGCGACGGAAGAAATTTTGCTTGTGCTTGCTTTATTAGGGACAAGCGTCTTTTTCTATTCGCTGCCGATCGCGGTGGCGATTTTAGTATTGCTTTTGTTAGTGACCTTGTCGTATCGGCAAATCATTTACGCGTTTCCGTCCGGCGGCGGGGCGTATGTCGTCGCCCGCGACCATTTGGGGACGAAAATTAGTTTAGTGGCCGGGGCGGCGCTGATGATCGATTATATTTTAACTGTCGCCGTCAGCATCAGCTCCGGCGTCGCCGCGCTGACATCGGCGTTTCCGGGGCTGCTGCCGTGGAAAGTGGAGCTCGCTGTCGCTCTTGTCTTGCTTTTAATGGTGCTCAATTTACGCGGCATTACCGAATCCGCAACGGTTTTCGCCTACCCGACGTATGTGTTCATTGGCTTCGTTCTTGTGATGATCGCTGTCGGCGGGTGGCAGTTGTGGCAGGAAGGATGGCATGGGTTTACGATGCATGAGCATGCTTCCACAGCTCACATGTTTGCGTCCGGTTACAGTTTGTTTATTTTGCTGCGCGCCTTTTCATCGGGATGTTCGGCGATGACTGGGGTCGAAGCGATCAGCAACGGCGTGCCGGCGTTCCGGCCAGACAGTTCAAAAAACGCCGCCATTACGATGGGATGGATGTCCACATTGCTTGGCGTGATGTTTTTAGGCATCACCGTGTTGGCGGCGGGATTCGGCGTTACTCCGACCGAGCATCAAACGGTCATTTCGCAAATCGGACGCCATGTGTTTGGGAATGGTCTTTTGTTTTACTTGTTTCAGCTGGCGACGATGGTCATTTTAGTGCTCGCGGCGAATACGAGTTTTGCCGGGTTTCCGCAGTTGACGTCGATTATGGCGAAGGACGGTTTTTTGCCGAGAAGCTTGGCGGCACGGGGCGATCGCCTTGTGTTTTCCAATGGCATTATATTGTTGAGCGTGCTGGCGATCGCATTGATCATCGCGTTTCATGCCAAAACCCATTCGCTCATCCCGCTTTATGCGGTTGGCGTCTTTCTTTCCTTTACGATCGGCCAGAGTGGGTTGATTAAAAAATTATGGAATCGGGAAGAAGGACGGAAATTCGGCGTGCTGCTCACCGTCGGAACGGGAGCGGTGGTCACCGGGATCGTCACGCTCGTCACGATGATCGCTAAATTTACGCAGGGGGCCTGGATCGTCATCGTGGCGATTCCGTTGTTCGTCTGGATGTTCATCCGAATTCACGAGCATTACAAAAAACTTGGCGAGCAATTGCGGCTTGACGAACGGGAGTGGCAACAGCGCGGGAAACTGTTGAAACCAAAAGTCATTATTCCCATTTCCGGCGTCAGCAAAGTTGTCGCCCAATCCGTTCAGTACGCTCGCAGCATTTCCGACGACATTACGGCACTGTCGATTATTTTCGACGAAAAAGACGAACAAAAGCTGCGGCAAAAGTGGGAGAAGTTTTATCCGGACATTCCGTTGAAAGTCATCTATTCACCGTACCGAACCATTTTGTCGCCATTGTTAGAATACATCACGAAAGCGGAAAAAGAAGCAGACCGCGCGCCGGTGACAGTACTCTTGCCACAATTTATTGTGAAAAAATGGTGGCATACGTTTTTGCATAACCAAACCGCAATCATTTTACGCTTTTTTCTGATTATGAAAAAAGATGTCGTTATTGCGACATTGCCGTATCATTTGCGGGAATAA
- a CDS encoding N-acetylmuramoyl-L-alanine amidase family protein, with the protein MVKIFLDPGHGGNDTGAVGNGLLEKDITLFIALEINRLLQNEYEGVSVQLSRTKDETVPLDERTDRANRWGANLYVSIHVNAGGGTGYEDYIYNRLDDNSATARIRDAIHEEVVKAAGFRDRGKKKANFHVLRETAMPAVLTENGFIDREEDAEKLNDTQFLRTVARGHVNGIARAFGLQKKRKTALTRVIVDGTQVVVFAERENVLRQVEHYLGRAKRIVLEQVEE; encoded by the coding sequence ATGGTCAAAATTTTTCTCGATCCAGGGCATGGTGGGAACGATACTGGCGCGGTCGGCAACGGGTTGTTGGAAAAAGACATTACGTTGTTTATCGCTCTCGAAATCAATCGTCTGCTGCAAAATGAGTATGAAGGAGTTTCCGTGCAGTTGAGCCGGACAAAAGATGAAACGGTGCCGCTTGATGAGCGGACGGACCGGGCCAATCGCTGGGGGGCCAATTTGTACGTCTCCATTCACGTGAACGCGGGTGGCGGCACTGGATATGAAGATTATATTTATAATCGGCTCGATGACAATTCGGCAACAGCCCGCATTCGCGATGCCATTCATGAAGAAGTCGTCAAAGCTGCGGGATTTCGCGATCGTGGGAAAAAGAAAGCGAATTTTCATGTGCTAAGGGAGACCGCGATGCCAGCCGTGCTCACGGAGAACGGGTTTATTGACCGGGAAGAGGATGCAGAAAAACTGAATGACACCCAGTTTCTGCGAACGGTCGCACGAGGGCATGTAAACGGAATCGCGCGAGCATTTGGCCTGCAGAAAAAGCGAAAAACAGCATTAACGCGCGTGATTGTTGATGGGACGCAAGTCGTCGTTTTTGCCGAAAGGGAAAACGTGCTGCGCCAAGTGGAGCATTATTTAGGAAGAGCGAAGCGGATTGTGCTTGAGCAAGTCGAGGAATGA
- a CDS encoding LTA synthase family protein encodes MKAIWEKWLKKCRSLPNQYIGFFIFAVLLFWLKTYAAYLAEFNLGISNSMQEFLLFINPISSAVFFLGLALLAKETRVYKWLIIINFVLSFILYANIVYYRFFSDFITFPTLTQTKNFGDLGRSIWELLRWYDVFYFLDTIILAVIVFSKRFSLPEVQAGRFKKGAIFASAILMFSINLALAETDRPQLLTRTFDRNYIVKYLGVYNYLIYDAFQSMKSSTQRAFANKSDITTVLNYVQATYAKPNPKYFGVAKGKNVIYIHLESLQNFVINYKLNGEEVTPFLNSLTRDPNTFYFDNFFHQTGQGKTSDAEFMLENSLFGLPQGAVFTTKGQNTYQAAPAILHQYGYTSAVFHGNYKTFWNRDEIYKSFGFDHFFDASYYDMNDEDVLNYGLKDKPFFRESIPLLETLKEPFYVKFITLSNHFPYPISEEDATIPPATTGDGSVDRYFQTARYLDEAVKEFFDYLKKSGLYDRSVIILYGDHYGISENHNKAMAQILGKEITPYEHAQLQRVPLFIHVPGIKGGVIHEFGGQIDLLPTVLHLLGIDTKNYVHFGTDLLSPEHQEIVPFRNGDFVTPKVTAVNGKYYDTKTGEPLESTPEIQRLEQIVRTKLDLSDKVVYGDLLRFYTPKGFKPVDPSKYDYNNREEGSDQ; translated from the coding sequence GTGAAGGCAATTTGGGAAAAATGGTTGAAAAAATGTCGTTCTCTCCCTAACCAATACATTGGCTTTTTTATTTTTGCCGTGCTCTTATTTTGGTTGAAGACGTACGCCGCCTATTTAGCGGAATTTAACCTTGGCATCAGCAACTCCATGCAGGAGTTTTTATTGTTCATCAACCCGATCAGCTCGGCGGTATTCTTCCTTGGGTTGGCGCTGTTGGCCAAGGAAACGCGTGTGTACAAATGGCTCATTATTATTAATTTCGTTTTATCGTTCATTCTATACGCCAATATCGTTTATTATCGTTTTTTCAGCGATTTTATTACATTCCCGACGTTGACGCAAACGAAAAACTTCGGCGATCTCGGCAGAAGCATTTGGGAGTTGCTCCGCTGGTATGACGTGTTCTATTTCTTGGATACGATCATTTTGGCGGTGATCGTTTTCTCGAAGCGATTCTCGCTCCCGGAAGTGCAGGCCGGCCGATTCAAAAAAGGCGCCATTTTCGCTTCGGCCATTCTGATGTTCAGCATCAACTTGGCGCTCGCTGAGACCGACCGCCCGCAGCTCTTGACAAGAACGTTCGACCGCAACTATATCGTCAAATATTTAGGCGTGTACAACTATTTGATTTACGATGCGTTCCAAAGCATGAAATCATCGACGCAGCGGGCGTTCGCAAACAAAAGCGACATCACGACTGTGCTGAACTATGTGCAGGCGACGTATGCCAAACCGAACCCGAAATATTTCGGCGTGGCGAAAGGGAAAAACGTCATTTACATTCATTTAGAGTCGCTGCAAAACTTTGTGATTAACTATAAGTTGAACGGTGAAGAAGTCACCCCGTTCTTAAACTCGCTCACCCGCGATCCGAACACGTTCTATTTCGATAACTTCTTCCATCAAACAGGACAAGGGAAAACGTCGGATGCGGAGTTTATGCTCGAAAACTCGCTGTTTGGCTTGCCGCAAGGCGCTGTCTTTACGACGAAAGGACAAAACACGTATCAGGCGGCTCCGGCCATTTTGCACCAATACGGCTATACAAGCGCCGTCTTCCACGGCAACTACAAAACGTTCTGGAACCGCGATGAAATTTACAAGTCGTTCGGCTTTGACCATTTCTTTGACGCCAGCTACTACGATATGAACGACGAGGACGTCTTGAACTACGGTCTGAAAGATAAACCGTTCTTCCGGGAGTCGATCCCGCTATTAGAAACATTGAAAGAACCGTTCTATGTGAAATTTATTACGCTGTCGAATCATTTCCCATACCCGATCAGCGAGGAGGATGCGACGATCCCGCCGGCGACGACAGGCGACGGCTCGGTCGACCGTTATTTCCAAACGGCACGCTATTTGGATGAAGCAGTGAAAGAGTTCTTTGACTACTTGAAAAAATCGGGTCTGTACGACCGCTCGGTCATCATTTTGTACGGCGACCATTACGGCATTTCGGAAAATCATAACAAAGCCATGGCGCAAATTTTAGGAAAAGAAATTACGCCGTATGAACATGCGCAATTGCAACGGGTGCCGCTGTTCATCCACGTGCCGGGCATAAAAGGCGGCGTCATTCACGAGTTTGGCGGCCAAATCGATTTGTTGCCGACGGTCTTGCACCTGCTGGGCATTGATACAAAAAATTACGTCCATTTTGGAACGGATTTGCTGTCACCTGAACATCAAGAAATCGTTCCGTTCCGCAACGGCGACTTTGTCACGCCGAAGGTGACAGCGGTCAACGGCAAGTACTATGACACGAAAACAGGCGAACCTCTTGAAAGCACGCCGGAAATTCAGCGGCTCGAACAAATCGTCCGTACGAAGCTTGACCTATCGGATAAAGTCGTCTATGGCGATTTGCTCCGGTTCTATACACCGAAAGGCTTCAAGCCGGTCGATCCGTCAAAATATGATTACAATAACCGTGAAGAGGGAAGCGATCAATGA
- a CDS encoding S8 family serine peptidase, whose protein sequence is MFGYSIVQLARRHAGRLDRPLRHALVNMYKPMTRMPCIFHRWIERWLRKWRTLSVLIEVENAEGMEAVAKAERDHFRMKVRHHFRHVPFYSARVTPAALEQLLEHPKVKKVYFNRTVKALLNNAVPSANAKRVAVNGTELSGKGVTIAIVDTGIYPHPDLEGRIAAFVDFVNGRTTPYDDNGHGTHCAGDAAGNGRMSDGLYAGPAYEANLIGVKVLDRSGSGTLETIIRGIEWCIDYNKKNLTKRIHIISLSLGGEPQPFPIENDDPLVQVAEQAWEQGIVVCAAAGNEGPNYGTISSPGISDRIITVGALDDHDTATTRADDDVASFSSRGPTEYGVTKPDLVVPGVNIISLRAPRSFLDKMNKQSRVGDHYISMSGTSMATPICAGIVALMLQAKPNATPDEIKRALKDGADLWKGRDPNVYGAGYVNAKRAIEQLLQR, encoded by the coding sequence ATGTTTGGCTATTCAATAGTGCAGTTAGCCCGCCGGCACGCGGGGCGGCTGGACCGTCCTCTCCGCCATGCGCTTGTCAATATGTACAAGCCGATGACACGCATGCCGTGCATTTTTCACCGCTGGATCGAGCGCTGGCTGCGGAAATGGCGGACGCTTTCCGTCTTGATTGAAGTCGAAAATGCTGAAGGGATGGAGGCAGTGGCCAAGGCGGAACGCGATCATTTCCGTATGAAAGTACGCCACCATTTTCGCCATGTTCCCTTCTACAGCGCACGGGTGACGCCGGCGGCGCTTGAGCAACTGCTTGAACATCCAAAAGTGAAGAAAGTGTATTTTAACCGTACGGTGAAAGCGTTATTAAACAACGCAGTGCCGTCGGCCAATGCGAAACGCGTGGCGGTCAACGGGACGGAGTTGAGTGGAAAGGGAGTGACGATCGCTATTGTCGACACGGGGATTTACCCGCACCCGGACTTGGAGGGGAGGATTGCTGCCTTTGTAGATTTCGTCAATGGGCGTACGACGCCATATGATGACAACGGACACGGTACGCACTGCGCTGGTGATGCCGCTGGGAACGGGCGCATGTCCGATGGGCTGTATGCTGGACCGGCGTACGAGGCAAACCTTATCGGCGTTAAGGTGCTCGACCGTTCGGGAAGCGGGACGCTCGAGACGATCATACGCGGCATTGAGTGGTGCATTGATTACAATAAGAAAAACTTGACCAAGCGAATCCATATTATTTCCTTATCGCTTGGAGGGGAACCGCAGCCGTTTCCGATAGAAAATGATGATCCGCTCGTGCAAGTCGCGGAGCAGGCGTGGGAGCAGGGTATTGTCGTCTGTGCGGCGGCAGGGAATGAAGGGCCGAATTATGGGACGATTTCAAGCCCCGGCATTAGCGACCGCATCATTACCGTCGGTGCTCTTGACGATCATGATACGGCGACAACGCGCGCCGACGATGATGTGGCGTCGTTTTCAAGCCGAGGGCCGACGGAGTACGGGGTGACAAAACCGGATCTCGTCGTCCCAGGGGTCAACATTATTTCGCTTCGCGCCCCGCGTTCATTTCTTGACAAGATGAATAAGCAAAGCCGGGTCGGTGACCATTATATATCGATGTCCGGCACGTCGATGGCGACGCCGATTTGCGCCGGCATTGTCGCGTTGATGCTTCAGGCCAAACCAAATGCAACGCCGGATGAAATCAAGCGGGCGTTAAAAGACGGCGCCGATTTGTGGAAAGGGCGAGACCCGAACGTATATGGAGCAGGTTACGTGAATGCGAAACGGGCCATTGAGCAACTGCTGCAGCGCTAG
- a CDS encoding TrkH family potassium uptake protein yields the protein MNANRKFFDPPKVLVSGFALIILVGAFLLMLPTATVDGKGLPFLDALFTATSATCVTGLVVVDTGTTFTLFGQLVILALIQVGGLGFMTFATLFAFLLGKRISLKERLLLQEALNQLSIEGIVRLVKRILVFTVVIEGIGGLLLAIRFSFDMPFWKAVYFGFFHAISNFNNAGFDLMGEFRSLTGYVEDPVVSLVVPILIILGGIGFIVMNEVYEYRQTRRLSLHTKVVVITTAWLVFASMALILLLEWNNPKTMGPLSLSGKFLSAFYQAVTPRTAGSNTLNIPDLTQPTLFLIVFLMFVGASPGSTGGGIKTTTFTTLLGAVWSQIRGKEDVILFRKRIVYDTVYKSLTVTMSGLFVVMLVTMVLTITEKGKDFFMILFEATSAFGTVGLSMGLTPELSPLGKAVIILTMFAGRVGPLTIAYAVTLRRQPDPFRYPKGKIMIG from the coding sequence TTGAATGCGAACCGTAAATTTTTCGATCCGCCGAAAGTATTAGTGTCCGGCTTTGCCTTGATTATTTTGGTTGGAGCTTTCTTGTTGATGCTGCCGACGGCGACCGTTGACGGAAAAGGACTTCCGTTTTTAGACGCCTTGTTTACGGCGACATCTGCTACGTGCGTGACCGGACTTGTTGTGGTTGATACGGGGACGACGTTCACGTTGTTCGGCCAGCTGGTCATTTTAGCGCTGATCCAAGTGGGCGGGCTTGGATTTATGACATTTGCTACGTTGTTTGCCTTTTTGCTCGGCAAGCGGATTTCCTTGAAAGAGCGGTTGTTGCTGCAAGAGGCGCTCAATCAGCTGAGCATCGAAGGGATTGTTCGGCTCGTGAAACGCATTCTCGTTTTTACCGTCGTCATTGAGGGCATCGGCGGATTGCTGTTGGCGATTCGTTTCTCGTTCGATATGCCGTTTTGGAAAGCCGTGTACTTTGGGTTCTTTCATGCGATTTCCAACTTTAACAACGCCGGCTTTGACTTGATGGGCGAGTTTCGCAGTTTGACCGGCTATGTGGAAGATCCGGTCGTGAGCCTTGTCGTGCCGATTTTAATTATACTGGGCGGCATCGGATTTATTGTCATGAATGAAGTGTATGAGTACCGGCAAACACGGCGGCTGTCTCTTCATACGAAGGTGGTGGTCATCACGACGGCATGGCTGGTGTTTGCCAGCATGGCGCTGATATTGCTGCTGGAGTGGAACAATCCGAAGACGATGGGGCCGCTGTCGCTCTCAGGCAAGTTTTTGTCCGCGTTTTACCAAGCGGTCACTCCGAGAACGGCGGGCTCGAATACGCTTAACATCCCGGATTTGACGCAACCGACGCTGTTTTTGATCGTTTTTCTCATGTTTGTCGGCGCTTCCCCGGGTTCGACGGGCGGAGGAATCAAAACAACGACATTTACGACCTTGCTCGGCGCGGTTTGGTCGCAAATCCGCGGGAAGGAAGACGTCATTTTGTTCCGAAAACGAATCGTCTACGATACGGTATACAAGTCGCTGACCGTGACCATGAGCGGATTGTTTGTCGTCATGCTTGTGACGATGGTGTTGACGATTACCGAAAAGGGAAAAGACTTTTTCATGATTTTATTCGAAGCGACATCGGCGTTTGGGACTGTTGGACTATCGATGGGATTAACCCCTGAATTGTCTCCGCTCGGAAAGGCGGTCATTATCTTGACGATGTTTGCCGGCCGCGTCGGTCCGCTGACGATCGCGTACGCGGTCACGCTGCGCCGTCAGCCTGATCCGTTCCGCTATCCGAAAGGGAAAATTATGATTGGATAG